The Capra hircus breed San Clemente chromosome 2, ASM170441v1, whole genome shotgun sequence genome window below encodes:
- the AHDC1 gene encoding AT-hook DNA-binding motif-containing protein 1: MRVKPQGLVVTSSAVCSSPDYLREPKYYPGGPPTPRPLLPARPPASPPDKAFAHTFSENPRPPPRRDPSTRRPPVLAKGDDPLPPRAARPVSQARCPTPAGDSSSSSRRRWDNGRATLRPVVQLIDIMKDLTRLSQDLQHSGVHLDCGGLRLSRPPAPPPGDLQYSFFSSPSLANSIRSPEERATPHAKSERPSHPLYEPEPEPRDSPQPGQGHSPGATAAATGLPPEPEPDGPDYSELADADILSELASLTCPEAQLLEAQALEPPSPEPEPQLLDPQPRFLDPQALEPLGEALELPPLQPLADPLGLPSLALQALDTLPDSLESQLLDPQALDPLPKLLDVPGRRLEPQQPLGPCPLAEPLRLDLCSPHGPPGPEGHPKYALRRTDRPKILCRRRKAGRGRKADAGPEGRLLPLPMPTGLAAALVEPPPPPPPPPPALPGPVPIPELEPEASQTPVVPPRKSKCRGVRRMVVKMAKIPVSLGRRNKTTYKVSSLSSSLSVEGKELGLRVSAEPTPLLKMKNNGRNVVVVFPPGEMPIILKRKRGRPPKNLLLGPGKPKEPVVVAAEAATVAAASMAMPEVKKRRRRKQKLASPQPSYAADANDSKAEYSDVLAKLAFLNRQSQCAGRCSPPRCWTPSEPESVHQAPDTQSISHFLHRVQGFRRRGGKAGGFGGRGGGHAAKAARCSFSDFFEGIGKKKKVVAVAAAGVGGPGLTELGHPRKRGRGEVDAVTGKPKRKRRSRKNGTLFPEQVPSGPGFGEAGTEWAGDKGGGWAPHHGHPGGQAGRNCGFQGTEARAFASTGLESGASGRGSYYSAAAPTGQAELSQERQNLFTGYFRSLLDSDDSSDLLDFALSASRPESRKASGTYAGPPTSALPAQRGLATFPSRGAKASPVAVGSGGAGAEPSFQPVLPARQTFPPGRAASYGLTPATSDCRAAETFPKLVPPPSAVARSPTTHPPTNTYPPQYGGYGAGQSVFAPAKPFTGQDCANSKDCSFAYGSGNSLPASPSSAHSAGYAPPPTGGPCLPPSKASFFNSSEGAPFSGSAPTPLRCDSRASTVSPGGYMVPKGTTASATSAASSSSSSFQPSPENCRQFAGASQWPFRQGYGGLDWASEAFSQLYNPGFDCHVSEPNVILDISNYTPQKVKQQTAVSETFSESSSDSTQFNQPVGGGFRRANSEASSSEGQSSLSSLEKLMMDWNEASSAPGYNWNQSVLFQSSSKPGRGRRKKVDLFEASHLGFPSSASATASGYPSKRSTGPRQPRGGRGGGACSAKKERGGAAAKAKFIPKPQPVNPLFQDSPDLGLDYYSGDSSMSPLPSQSRAFSVGERDPCDFMGPYSMNPSTPSDGTFSQGFHCDSPSLGPPELDGKHFPPLAHPPTVFDAGLQKAYSPTCSPTLGFKEELRPPPTKLAACEPLKHGLQGASLGHAAAAQAHLSCRDLPLGQPHYDSPSCKGTAYWYPPGSAARSPPYEGKVGSGLLADFLGRTEAACLSAPHLASPPATPKADKEPLEMARPPGPPRGPAAAAAAYGCPLLSDLTLSPVPRDSLLPLQDTAYRYPGFMPQAHPGLGGGPKSGFLGPMAEPHPEDTFTVTSL; the protein is encoded by the coding sequence ATGCGTGTGAAGCCCCAGGGCCTGGTGGTGACTTCCAGTGCCGTGTGCAGCTCTCCTGACTACCTCCGGGAGCCCAAGTACTACCCCGgcggcccccccaccccccggcccttGCTTCCTGCCCGGCCCCCTGCCAGCCCACCCGACAAGGCCTTCGCCCACACTTTCTCCGAGAACCCGCGCCCACCCCCACGCCGGGACCCCAGCACCCGGCGCCCACCAGTCCTTGCCAAGGGGGACGACCCGCTGCCCCCGAGGGCAGCCCGTCCTGTCTCCCAGGCCCGCTGCCCCACACCTGCGggagacagcagcagcagctcccgaAGGCGCTGGGACAACGGGCGGGCGACCCTGCGTCCAGTGGTCCAGCTGATCGACATCATGAAGGACCTGACCCGGCTCTCCCAGGACCTGCAGCACAGCGGCGTGCACCTGGACTGTGGTGGTCTCCGTCTCagccgcccccccgccccgccccccggggACCTGCAGTACAGCTTCTTCTCCTCACCTAGCCTGGCCAACAGCATCCGAAGCCCGGAGGAGCGGGCCACCCCCCACGCCAAGTCCGAGAGGCCCAGCCACCCCCTGTACGAGCCTGAGCCTGAGCCTCGGGATAGCCCCCAGCCTGGCCAAGGCCACAGTCCCGGAGCCACGGCCGCGGCCACGGGTCTGCCACCAGAGCCTGAGCCCGACGGGCCCGATTACTCAGAACTTGCTGATGCCGACATCCTTAGTGAGCTGGCCTCCCTCACTTGCCCCGAGGCCCAGCTGCTGGAGGCCCAGGCCCTCGAGCCACCGTCGCCTGAGCCTGAGCCTCAGCTCTTGGACCCCCAACCCCGCTTCTTGGACCCGCAGGCTCTAGAGCCGCTCGGGGAAGCTTTGGAGCTGCCGCCCCTGCAGCCCCTGGCTGATCCTCTGGGGTTGCCAAGCCTGGCACTACAGGCTCTGGACACCCTGCCCGACTCCCTGGAGTCGCAGCTGCTTGACCCGCAGGCACTTGACCCCCTGCCCAAGTTGCTTGACGTCCCCGGCCGCCGCCTGGAGCCCCAGCAGCCCCTGGGACCCTGCCCACTGGCCGAGCCCTTGCGCCTGGACTTGTGCTCACCCCATGGCCCTCCGGGGCCTGAGGGTCACCCCAAATACGCCTTGCGGCGCACTGATAGGCCAAAGATCCTGTGTCGCCGACGGAAAGCCGGACGGGGACGCAAGGCAGACGCCGGCCCCGAGGGCCGCCTGCTGCCCCTGCCTATGCCCACCGGGCTGGCTGCTGCCCTGGTGGAGCCGCCCCCGCCGCCTCCGCCTCCGCCTCCTGCCCTGCCCGGGCCAGTCCCCATCCCGGAGCTGGAGCCCGAAGCCTCCCAGACCCCGGTGGTCCCTCCCCGCAAAAGCAAGTGCCGGGGTGTCCGGCGCATGGTGGTGAAGATGGCCAAGATCCCCGTGTCCCTGGGACGGCGAAACAAGACCACATACAAGGTGTCGTCTCTGAGCAGCAGCCTGAGCGTGGAGGGCAAGGAGCTGGGCCTGCGTGTGTCCGCGGAGCCCACCCCACTGCTGAAGATGAAGAACAACGGCCGCAACGTGGTAGTGGTCTTCCCGCCCGGCGAGATGCCCATCATTCTCAAGCGGAAGCGCGGCCGCCCTCCCAAGAACCTGCTGCTGGGCCCCGGCAAGCCCAAGGAGCCGGTGGTGGTGGCAGCCGAGGCGGCCACCGTGGCAGCGGCCAGCATGGCCATGCCAGAGGTGAAGAAGCGCCGGCGGCGGAAGCAGAAGCTGGCGTCCCCCCAGCCGTCCTACGCGGCGGACGCCAACGACAGCAAGGCCGAGTACTCAGACGTCCTCGCCAAGCTGGCCTTCCTGAACCGCCAGAGCCAGTGCGCCGGGCGGTGCTCCCCACCCCGCTGCTGGACGCCCAGCGAACCCGAGTCCGTGCACCAGGCGCCCGACACCCAGAGCATCTCCCACTTCCTGCATCGCGTGCAGGGCTTTCGCCGGCGAGGTGGCAAAGCGGGCGGCTTCGGTGGCCGGGGAGGGGGCCATGCAGCCAAGGCCGCCCGGTGCTCCTTCAGTGACTTCTTTGAGGGCATTGGCAAGAAGAAGAAGGTGGTGGCCGTGGCAGCCGCGGGGGTCGGGGGCCCTGGCCTCACTGAGCTGGGGCACCCGCGCAAGCGAGGCCGGGGGGAGGTGGATGCTGTGACTGGGAAGCCGAAACGCAAGAGGCGGTCCCGGAAGAACGGGACTCTGTTCCCAGAGCAGGTGCCCAGCGGCCCCGGCTTTGGGGAGGCAGGCACTGAGTGGGCTGGGGACAAGGGTGGCGGCTGGGCCCCTCACCATGGGCACCCAGGCGGGCAGGCTGGCCGAAACTGTGGGTTCCAGGGGACCGAGGCCCGGGCCTTTGCCTCCACTGGGCTAGAGAGCGGGGCTTCAGGCCGTGGCAGCTACTACAGCGCGGCCGCGCCCACGGGCCAGGCGGAGCTCAGCCAGGAGCGCCAAAACCTCTTCACCGGCTATTTCCGCTCCCTGCTCGATTCCGACGACTCCTCCGACCTCTTGGACTTTGCCCTCTCGGCCTCTCGGCCCGAGTCCCGGAAGGCATCAGGCACCTACGCAGGGCCTCCCACCAGTGCCCTGCCTGCCCAGCGGGGCCTGGCCACCTTCCCCAGCCGGGGAGCCAAGGCCAGCCCAGTGGCCGTGGGCAGCGGCGGGGCTGGGGCTGAGCCCTCCTTCCAGCCGGTGTTGCCCGCTCGCCAGACTTTCCCACCCGGCCGGGCAGCGAGCTATGGGCTCACCCCGGCTACTTCAGACTGCCGGGCTGCAGAGACCTTCCCCAAGCTGGTACCCCCACCTTCCGCTGTGGCCCGCTCACCTACCACCCACCCGCCCACCAACACCTACCCCCCACAGTACGGCGGCTATGGGGCCGGACAAAGCGTATTTGCCCCGGCTAAGCCCTTCACTGGCCAGGACTGCGCTAACAGCAAGGACTGCAGCTTTGCGTACGGCAGCGGCAACAGCCTACCTGCCTCACCCAGCAGCGCCCACAGTGCCGGCTACGCCCCACCGCCCACCGGTGGCCCCTGCCTGCCACCAAGCAAGGCCTCCTTCTTCAACAGCTCTGAGGGGGCCCCCTTCTCTGGTTCAGCCCCCACACCTCTGCGCTGTGACAGCCGGGCCAGCACAGTCTCGCCCGGTGGCTACATGGTGCCCAAGGGCACCACGGCCTCTGCCACCTCCGCCgcctcctcctcgtcctcgtcCTTCCAGCCCTCGCCTGAGAACTGTCGGCAGTTTGCGGGGGCTTCTCAGTGGCCTTTCCGGCAGGGCTACGGAGGCCTGGACTGGGCCTCGGAGGCCTTCAGTCAGCTCTACAATCCTGGCTTCGACTGCCACGTCAGCGAGCCCAACGTGATCCTGGACATCTCCAACTACACCCCGCAGAAGGTGAAGCAGCAGACGGCCGTGTCCGAGACCTTCTCCGAGTCCTCCTCTGACAGCACCCAATTCAATCAGCCGGTTGGCGGCGGTTTCCGGCGTGCCAACAGCGAGGCCTCGAGCAGCGAGGGCCAGTCGAGCCTGTCCAGCCTGGAGAAACTGATGATGGACTGGAATGAGGCCTCGTCCGCCCCTGGTTACAACTGGAACCAGAGCGTCCTCTTCCAGAGCAGCTCCAAGCCGGGCCGTGGACGGCGGAAGAAGGTGGACCTGTTCGAGGCCTCGCATCTGGGCTTCCCGTCGTCAGCCTCGGCCACTGCCTCAGGCTACCCGTCCAAACGGAGCACCGGGCCCCGGCAGCCTCGGGGTGGCCGGGGAGGTGGCGCCTGCTCGGCCAAGAAGGAGCGGGGTGGAGCGGCGGCCAAAGCCAAGTTCATCCCCAAGCCGCAGCCCGTCAACCCCCTGTTCCAGGACAGCCCGGACCTCGGCCTGGACTACTACAGTGGGGACAGCAGCATGTCCCCGCTGCCCTCCCAGTCGAGGGCCTTCAGTGTGGGCGAGCGCGACCCCTGTGACTTCATGGGACCCTACTCCATGAACCCATCCACGCCGTCCGACGGCACGTTCAGCCAAGGCTTCCACTGCGACTCACCTAGCCTGGGGCCCCCTGAGCTAGATGGCAAGCATTTCCCGCCGCTGGCCCATCCACCCACGGTGTTTGACGCAGGCCTGCAGAAGGCGTACTCGCCTACCTGCTCACCCACCCTGGGCTTCAAGGAAGAGCTGCGGCCGCCGCCCACAAAGCTGGCTGCCTGTGAGCCCCTCAAGCATGGGCTTCAGGGGGCCAGCCTGGGCCACGCAGCTGCAGCTCAGGCCCACCTGAGCTGCCGGGACCTGCCGCTGGGCCAGCCTCACTATGACTCCCCCAGCTGCAAGGGTACGGCGTATTGGTACCCGCCAGGGTCAGCTGCCCGCAGCCCACCCTACGAAGGCAAGGTGGGTTCGGGGCTGCTGGCTGACTTCCTGGGCAGGACGGAGGCTGCGTGCCTCAGTGCCCCACACCTGGCTAGCCCACCGGCCACACCCAAGGCCGACAAGGAGCCGCTGGAGATGGCCCGGCCGCCCGGCCCACCCCGTGGCCCCGCTGCAGCCGCTGCTGCCTATGGCTGCCCACTTCTTAGTGACTTGACCCTGTCCCCCGTGCCGAGGGACTCGCTGCTGCCCCTGCAGGATACCGCCTACAGGTATCCAGGCTTTATGCCGCAGGCGCATCCCGGCCTGGGTGGGGGCCCCAAGAGCGGCTTCCTGGGGCCCATGGCGGAGCCTCACCCTGAGGACACATTCACCGTCACCTCCCTGTAG